A section of the Marinimicrobium koreense genome encodes:
- the rpmI gene encoding 50S ribosomal protein L35, translating into MATKAKVHSGAAKRFKKTAAGFKHKHAFKSHILTKMTTKRKRQLRGTSMLNAADVPAVKRMLRSN; encoded by the coding sequence ATGGCAACAAAAGCTAAAGTACACAGTGGCGCCGCCAAGCGCTTCAAGAAGACCGCGGCTGGTTTTAAGCACAAGCACGCTTTCAAAAGCCACATCCTCACCAAAATGACCACCAAGCGCAAGCGTCAGCTGCGTGGCACCAGCATGCTGAATGCAGCTGATGTCCCGGCCGTCAAGCGCATGTTGCGTTCCAACTGA
- the rplT gene encoding 50S ribosomal protein L20, translated as MARVKRGVEARRRHKKVLKAAKGYYGARSRVFRVAKQAVIKAGQYAYRDRRNKKRNFRQLWIARINAQSRAEGLTYSKLIAGLKKANIVLDRRVLADLAVHDKAAFAVVVAQAKSALAA; from the coding sequence ATGGCTCGAGTAAAACGTGGTGTGGAAGCACGCCGTCGTCACAAGAAAGTTCTTAAGGCTGCAAAAGGTTATTATGGAGCCCGTTCACGGGTATTCCGCGTAGCCAAACAAGCGGTTATCAAGGCCGGTCAGTACGCTTATCGCGACCGTCGCAACAAGAAGCGTAACTTCCGTCAGCTGTGGATCGCGCGTATCAACGCCCAGTCCCGCGCTGAAGGTCTGACTTACAGCAAATTGATCGCCGGCTTGAAGAAAGCCAACATCGTTCTCGACCGTCGCGTACTGGCCGATCTGGCCGTTCACGACAAAGCGGCGTTTGCCGTCGTTGTTGCACAGGCTAAATCAGCTCTGGCTGCTTAA
- the pheS gene encoding phenylalanine--tRNA ligase subunit alpha has product MENLNALTEAALKQVQDADDLASLEKVRVEYLGKKGSISAQMKSLGKLSAEERPAAGAKINEAKNQVQDALNERKAALEKAAIDAQLAAETLDVTLPGRANQTGGLHPVTRTLERIEAIFAAVGYTVEEGPEIEDDYHNFEALNIPSHHPARAMHDTFYVDDTHVLRTHTSPVQVRTMENQKPPIRIICPGRVYRCDSDLTHTPMFHQIEGLVVDKGISFADLKGTVDEFLKSFFEADVPVRFRPSYFPFTEPSAEVDIGCTHCGGKGCRVCKQSGWIEIMGCGMVHPNVLSASGVDPEVYSGFAFGLGVERMAMLRYGVNDLRLFFENDLRFLKQF; this is encoded by the coding sequence ATGGAAAATCTCAATGCGCTGACCGAAGCGGCGCTCAAGCAGGTACAAGACGCCGATGACCTGGCCAGCCTGGAAAAGGTCCGGGTCGAGTATCTGGGCAAGAAAGGCAGTATCAGTGCCCAGATGAAAAGCCTGGGTAAGCTGTCCGCTGAAGAGCGGCCTGCGGCCGGGGCGAAAATCAACGAAGCCAAGAATCAGGTTCAGGACGCGCTGAACGAGCGCAAGGCGGCGTTGGAAAAAGCGGCCATCGATGCTCAGCTCGCCGCCGAGACCCTGGATGTGACCCTGCCGGGCCGCGCCAACCAGACCGGTGGCCTGCACCCGGTCACTCGCACGCTTGAGCGCATCGAAGCCATTTTTGCCGCGGTGGGTTACACCGTGGAAGAGGGCCCGGAAATCGAAGATGACTATCACAACTTCGAAGCCCTGAATATTCCGTCCCATCACCCCGCGCGGGCGATGCACGACACCTTTTACGTGGACGATACCCACGTGCTGCGCACCCATACTTCACCCGTGCAGGTGCGCACCATGGAAAACCAGAAGCCGCCCATTCGCATCATCTGCCCGGGACGGGTATACCGCTGTGACTCGGATCTGACCCATACCCCCATGTTCCATCAGATTGAAGGCCTGGTGGTGGACAAGGGCATCAGCTTTGCCGACCTGAAAGGCACAGTGGACGAATTCCTGAAGTCGTTTTTCGAGGCCGATGTGCCCGTGCGCTTTCGTCCGTCTTATTTCCCGTTTACCGAGCCCTCGGCAGAAGTGGACATCGGTTGTACCCATTGCGGCGGCAAGGGGTGTCGGGTGTGCAAGCAGTCCGGCTGGATTGAAATCATGGGCTGCGGCATGGTGCACCCCAACGTTCTCAGCGCCTCTGGCGTCGATCCCGAAGTCTACAGTGGCTTCGCCTTTGGGCTCGGGGTGGAGCGCATGGCGATGCTCCGCTACGGCGTGAACGATCTGCGCCTGTTCTTCGAAAACGACCTGCGTTTCCTGAAACAGTTTTAA
- the infC gene encoding translation initiation factor IF-3: MQTDGPAQIFNKQEITAIKRPAPKGKSKKARINDQIEASEVRLIGPNGDQIGVVPLADALEAAQSADLDLVEISPDSDPIVCKVMDYGKHLFEIKKTKAAAKKKQKQQQIKEMKFRPGTEEGDYEVKLRNLVRFLENGDKAKVTLRFRGREMAHQELGMDVMHRIEQDLIELGTVEQKPKMEGRQLTMVIAPKKKK; the protein is encoded by the coding sequence TTGCAGACGGACGGGCCAGCTCAGATTTTCAACAAACAGGAGATAACAGCTATCAAACGACCAGCGCCTAAAGGCAAGTCCAAAAAAGCTCGGATTAACGATCAAATTGAAGCCAGTGAGGTGCGCCTGATTGGCCCCAATGGCGACCAAATCGGTGTTGTACCCTTGGCCGACGCGCTCGAGGCGGCACAATCCGCGGACCTGGATCTGGTGGAAATATCGCCCGATAGCGACCCCATCGTCTGTAAGGTGATGGATTACGGGAAGCACCTGTTTGAAATCAAGAAGACCAAGGCGGCTGCCAAGAAGAAGCAGAAGCAGCAGCAGATCAAAGAAATGAAATTCCGTCCAGGGACGGAGGAAGGGGACTACGAGGTCAAACTACGCAACCTCGTGCGTTTCCTGGAGAACGGGGACAAGGCCAAGGTAACCTTACGGTTCCGCGGCCGGGAAATGGCTCACCAGGAACTGGGGATGGATGTCATGCATCGCATCGAACAGGACCTGATTGAGCTGGGCACCGTCGAGCAGAAGCCGAAGATGGAAGGCCGGCAGCTCACCATGGTGATCGCCCCGAAAAAGAAGAAGTAG